One genomic window of Trichosurus vulpecula isolate mTriVul1 chromosome X, mTriVul1.pri, whole genome shotgun sequence includes the following:
- the LOC118832812 gene encoding thioredoxin, mitochondrial-like, translated as MAQRLVLSRSLALFMARKLPMRRWAPPCARVLQATPKSTGIREPSFVQLLYATCVHKTTFHIWDGLDFQERVLDSSIPVVVDFYAQWCGPCKILGPRLEKMVARQEGKVVMAKVDIDENTDLAVDFEVLAVPTVLAIKNGDVVDKLLGLKNEEQIEAFLKKLINC; from the coding sequence ATGGCTCAGCGCCTGGTCTTAAGCAGGTCCTTGGCCCTGTTCATGGCCAGGAAGCTGCCTATGCGCCGTTGGGCTCCCCCTTGTGCTAGGGTCCTACAGGCTACCCCGAAAAGCACTGGTATTCGGGAACCAAGCTTTGTCCAGCTCTTATATGCTACGTGCGTTCATAAGACTACATTCCACATCTGGGATGGGTTGGATTTTCAGGAGAGGGTCCTTGACAGCAGCATCCCAGTGGTGGTGGATTTCTATGCCCAGTGGTGCGGCCCCTGCAAGATCCTGGGGCCTCGGCTGGAGAAGATGGTAGCCAggcaggagggcaaggtagtgatGGCTAAGGTGGACATTGATGAAAACACTGACCTGGCCGTTGACTTTGAAGTGTTGGCAGTGCCAACAGTACTTGCCATCAAAAATGGGGATGTGGTGGACAAGTTGTTAGGGctcaagaatgaagaacagatTGAGGCCTTCCTGAAGAAGCTGATCAACTGTTAA